In Arthrobacter ramosus, one DNA window encodes the following:
- a CDS encoding YccF domain-containing protein — MKTLLNIIWLVFGGFVLALGYFMAGIVCCLLIVTIPWGIASFRIASYTLWPFGRMVVDKPGGGGVFPLIGNVIWLLVAGIWIAIGHVVTAFAMAITIIGIPLAIANLKLIPVSLMPLGKQIVPSNRPFVSTYH; from the coding sequence ATGAAAACGCTGCTCAACATCATCTGGCTCGTCTTCGGCGGCTTCGTTCTGGCCTTGGGTTATTTCATGGCCGGAATTGTCTGCTGCTTGTTGATCGTCACCATCCCGTGGGGCATCGCGTCGTTCCGGATTGCCTCGTACACGCTCTGGCCGTTTGGGCGCATGGTCGTGGACAAGCCCGGAGGCGGGGGAGTCTTCCCCCTCATCGGCAATGTCATCTGGTTGCTGGTTGCGGGCATTTGGATTGCGATCGGCCACGTGGTCACGGCCTTCGCCATGGCCATCACTATCATCGGGATCCCCCTGGCCATCGCCAACCTGAAGCTCATTCCGGTATCGCTCATGCCGCTGGGCAAGCAAATCGTGCCTAGCAACCGCCCGTTCGTCAGCACCTACCACTAG